The DNA segment CTGCATTCGTGGCCAGTCTGACGGGCCGGCCGAGTACGGCAGCAGCAGCCAAATGACCACTCATGGTCGCCCCTTCCATTGAATCGATGTAATCCTGTCTGGTGTAACTACCCGCCAAGAAAAAATTACTAATCGGGGTACGCTGATCAGGGCGATAGGGTTCCATTCCAGGTGCTTCTTTATAAAGCGATTGAGCCAATTTCACCACATTGCTCCAGGTAAGCGTGAGGTCGTGAGCTGACGGGAAAAGTACTCGCACTTGAAGATCTGTGTGCGTAATGATCTCGGCAACCGACTTCGATATCCAAGGGTCACCAGGAGTCAGAACGCACTGAAGCAAAGACCCTTGTCCATCCTTACGGTAATCCTCGGGACTCGCCAGGGCGAGATCGGCAAAACAGCTGAAATCCGCATCAGCGGTATACAGCAAGTTATTTAAGCCACTGGGATTAGACAGATTCCGACGTTTGGCTTGCTCGTGACTGAGCTCCGTTACCCAGCCGTCGTAACGCAGCTGCACCGTGGCAACCGGAACGGTTTCGAGTTTGTGAATTGCTTCAAACTGAGGGAATTTACGCCAAGCTTTCGGCAACAGGCGCTTAATACCGGGAACATCACAGGCAGCCAGATAAACATCAGCCTCCACAACAGAGTCTCCCTCAGGCGTTCCTAGCAAAAAACCGGTCACCAAAGACCTACCAACCTCACTGAACATCACCTCTTTCACGCGATGACGCAAATGCAACTTAGCGCCACGAGCCTGTATGTAGTCAAGAATCGGGCCTGTGAGCCAGCGGTGGGGAGATCCCTTGAGTAGATTTAGCTTCGAAGCTTCGGTTTTCGAGGCAAACATCATGAATATCGTGAGCATACAACGCGCAGAAATAGCCTCGCAATCAATGAAACCCAGCGCGTAAGCGATTGGATTCCACAAGCGACGAACACTCTCGAGGCTACCGCCATGTCTTATAAACCAGTATTGAAAACTCATTGAGTCAAGAGCGCGAATTGTACGCATCGCCCCCTTGTAATCAATTAGGCCACGAACGATAGGACTTGTCCCTAGCGCCAACGCGTTAAGTAATTTATCGATCCAATTGAGCTGCGGCGTAGTAAAAAACGCTTTAAGGCCGTTAAACGGAGCACCAATGGGAAAACGAAAGTCAAGCTTACGCAGGTCACCACCTTTATTGACAAATAAATGGGTGTGATCTTTTGGAAGTAAGTTTTCAAAAGCTCCTACTTTCCTCATTAGAGCAAAGAGGTTGGCATAATTGAAAAAGAAAACGTGCAAGCCCATTTCGATGTGATTGCCATCGGGATCTACCCAGCTGCCCACCTTGCCGCCTACAAATGGACGTGCCTCATAAAGATTTACTTCATAGCCTGCATCCACAAGATCCACTGCGGCAGAAAGGCCAGCGAGACCAGAACCAACAATTGCGACTCGCACCATGAAGTGTGCAACTTAGTCGACTTTATTTATGAGCCTCCGTAAAGTGAGAGTCGATCACGTAGTGATAATGACCACAACTCCAACCGCAGTGCCAACCCACGCTGCAAAAGACGGTAAAGGTATCTTGATCACCGAACCTGCAATGCAACAACTTGCTAGGCTATGCGCTGAACAAGAGACCAACCAAGTTCTTCGAGTTGGCGTTCGCTCCGGTGGCTGCAGCGGCATGAGCTACACAATGGATTTCGTTCCTACTTCCGATACCCTCCCAGATGATGAGATCTATGAATACAAATTATCCAATGGCTTTGGATTCCGAGTGATATGTGATCCCAAAAGTTTACTGTACATTTACGGCATGAAACTGGATTTCAACACTGCTCTGATCGGAGGTGGATTTAATTTTATAAACCCCAATGCAATACAGACTTGCGGCTGTGGAAGTTCCTTCGCGGTTTAGTCTCGCCTAAGAGGTCGTCGCATGGGAATCTAAAGAAGAACACACAACATTTTACCGTCGATGGATACATCTTCAGACAGCCTATTCAATCAGGCCATGGCTCGCTATCAGGCAGGTGCTTCTGCATCTGATGTGCTGCCCGACTTCCTCCGAATCACTGAGACAGCGCCAGGCCAATCCGCTGGTTGGATTTGCCTATCCTGGTTGCAGCTGTTGTGTGACCAACCAGAAGACGCCCTCCGGTCAGCTCGGACTGCAGTCAAATTTAGTACTTACGACCCTCAGGCTAGAATTAATCTCAGCCTGGCGCTTCTTGAAACGCGGTCTAAAGGCGTCCGGGACCACATTCAGGTAGTCCAACGAGTGATCACCTTCGCTCCTGAATCAACTGGGGACCTTAAAAGTTCTATAGAGGACGGCCTACAACGCAAGCCCGGATGGAAGGCTCTCGAAAAAGTAAAAGCCTGGCTCAATCTCTGAAAATCAATTGTCAAAGAAGAACCTCTCTAAATCTCTAGTTAAGAGACGGGTTCCATATTTACAACCATGACGTTGCCGCATTAATCCCGCGGTCAGGCCGAAGGGCAGCCTCTTAGATCAGCAGAAACATGTAAATCTTGGGGAGTAGCTACGAATTGGAATCGAATATAAACAAAATCGATTATGTCAGCTTACAAGGGGAAGGTTGAGAAAAATCTATTTGGGCCTGAAACTCTTTGTGTCTGCCCCAATATACTCATTGACGCGGTCTCATTGTTGAAAAGCTGAGTTGCCAATATCCATTATATTCCATGACCTGCTTGTCCTAACTATTGTGGGGTCTTACCTGTACCCACTGCAGCCCTATATGTACCAATCTCACCAAGCGGCACCTCTAGATGTGCTATCACATCTTTTAAGGAAGCTCGCAATAAGGTGATCTGATAACTAGCATTTCGTCAGTTTAGTGGGGCAGCTTATCTTCACAATTAAATCAACCCTATGACTTTCCGGATTAGGTTCCTCAGTTCGTGGCGTGCTTTGCAGAAGCGACGTGACACCCAAATAGAATTCGCAATATTTTGTGCTTCTACAGAGACTGACAAAAACTGAAAACCTAGCCGCCATCTCACAACTCGAATCCTCAACCACTGCAGCGAGAGGTTGTAATGATTCAGAACTGCAACACCCATGCTGAAGCGAACCCAACGAAAATTAGACAGCGGATGGAAGACTCAGAGGTAGTCTCCTTACCGGTAGCCTTTGCTGCGCTACCGCACACTATGACGAGGCCAAACGTTGAACCCAGCTGGAAAATCTGGCTAGATCGTCTACTAATGATGAATGTGTTGGTGGTTGTTTTCGGAGCGGGATTCTTGGCTACCGCTGTCTTAGTGCAGAGCCAAGGGCAAGATAACGTGATGGATCTTTTTCAAAAGCTTTGGCAGCCTCTGTTCACGCCAGCTCTCAGCTTGTTAATCATGTCTGCCTGTTTGAGTGGGACCTTCCGCTGGTTACAGCAGCGAGTGCTGAAGTCAGGGTCGAGTGGCGGAAGCTGAAACCCAGCTGACCTAACCGCTCTGAAGCTACCCGTTGCCCCTCCAGGACGACTTTAGCGCCGTCACCGAGAAGGAATCGCAGTATCAGTCCAGGTACCGGCAAAAAGCTTGGACGGTTAAGGCTAAGGCCCAATTCCTTGGCAAGGACTGCCATCGACACGGGCTCAGGTGCTACAGCATTCACCACACCAGACCAAGCTGAATCTTCTATGGCCTTCTGAATGAGAACACATAGATCACTACGATGAATCCAGCTCATCCACTGCCGGCCGCTGCCAATCGGTCCACCGAAACCAGCGCTGAACGCCGGCAGCATCTTGCCAAGCGCGCCACCACCGGAAGCTAATACGATGCCGATTCGGATGATGACTTGGCGAACGGAGCCAGGGACGGCGGTAGCTGCCGCCTCCCACCGTTGACACAGAGACGCTAGGAAATCATCACCCGCAGGACTAGATTCGACAAATTTAGTTGTGGTGCTTGTGCCGTAGAATCCAACTGCTGATGCATTAATCAGTACGCCAGGTGGTGACGATGAAATTGCAATTGCTTCTACTAATAATCGCGTTGTTTCTAAACGACTGTCCTCCAAAATTTTGAGGTGGGACGCATTCCAACGTCTCCCTGTTATTGGTTCACCTACCAAATTTATCACACCCTCGGCTTGACTTAGCGCTCTAGTGAGCTGAGGGTTCTGCCACGACGAAGAAATAGCTGGATCAAGCTGCAACCAATCTATCTGTCCGTTGCTGCGTTCTAATTCATATCCTCGAGCTGATTTACGACTTACCAGTGTAAGTTGGTGGCCAGCCTGCAATAAAATCGGTACCAGTTCATAACCAATAAAACCAGTGCAGCCAAGCAACAAAAGATGCATGGGGCGGTAGTTGCGCAAGGTAACAAAGCTAGAACGGGTTGGATCTTTTTTGGCGATTAAACCAGAGCTGGCCCATGCCACTCCGTAATTTGTCTGAAGAATGAAGTATCCTTAACGATTCTTTAAAGTCTAACTACAACATTAATCTTTGCATTAACCAGCTAAAACTCATATAGAAGAAAGTTCATAACAATTGAAACAGCGCAGCCAGATCATTAACAAAAACCACTGCCACTTTCAAAGGTCATGCATCTCAAAAACCGCCAATCGAACAGCTGGAGTTTCATTACACGGAGAAATAAACATGTAGTGTCAACCCACTGGCTTTAAACCTCACACCCCTACCAGCCTAATCATGTCTGATATTAACACCAGCGCACCCGCCAAGACCAAACCGACAGGCCTGCGTAAAGGTACCTTAGTGAAGGTAAACCGCAAAGCTTATTCCTCTAGCATCGAAGCAGCTGCCAGTGACCCCATCCCACCAAACTACATCTTTGAAGGTCCAGGTGAGCTTTTAGTTGTTAAAGGCAACTACGGCCAAGTACGCTGGAAACGTCCGGTGCCGGATGTGTGGCTTCGCATTGACCAGTTAGAAGTATACGCGTGAATGGTTAGAACCTTCAAACGCTCTTCTCACTAAACATTGTGACCGTGGAAACGCTGTTCATAGCCGTGATGGTTTTCCGTGAGGTACTAGACAGTGTATCACTGAGATTATTAGTCAATCTCAATCTGTAAGTACGGCGATACCTAGTACCGCTGTGGGGCGGTTTCCGCCATGAAAAAGCGGCTACTCAAAATTCACACTCCGCGCAGTCGAGAAAGCCGACGTGGGTTGCAAACCGCAGGTTCAATGGAATAAAGCCTTGCAACTAGGTTAGCTAAGTCGACAAATCGCCAAAGTCTGTCGGCCTAGCAAGTAGTGCCAGAGCGGGGTTACTAATATTTTAGAGTTCTCCGCAAATGTTTTATCTCCCGATGACGTAAATGAGGGGGCATTTCAGGCATTAAGTTCTGTCCTTTTGCAAGCGCAACCTAATAGGAGCGAACACGGCCTTGGAGCAGTTCATGGTGGCCATCGCCCCCCAATTGATGGCTAAATCTAATATTCGTCACCTCAGAGATCGTCACAGAATACATCAGTATTAGCTAGGACTTTAGTCATTCAACATCACAATCAACCTGCAAATGATCCTGAGGAGTTGGCTACAAAGCTCATCGACTGGGGTATTAGATCAAGGACTAACCCCAACGGCAGCGCTCAACGCCGGTCATATGTCCAAGCTCCAGGATCAGAGTATCGCAAAAGGTTAACAGTGTACTCAACACATAATCAGTCCATAATCTCAACAAAACTAAAACCAGATTAATAAACTTGGATCTTATAAACGACGACGCCTAGTCTGCAAAAGCAGCCGACAACAGACTGTGCTGTCGGTTGAGATTTCGGGCGGCTTGCCGAAGTCCTCCCCCATTAACATCCATCAAGTCGCCGTTCACAAAAGAACTTAGTGGAGAAATCTTTGAAGAGAGATTAAGTAAGATTCTCTACTCTCGTCAACCTCTTTCAGGACACAAACCGAGCGTATAACCATGGTCTAGAGCACTGTTGAAATGATCAACCTGATCTCGGTAGGAAAGATAACCTACAGCTTCTATCAAAGCCGATCCAGCACGGCGGGACCAGAGCCAAATCGGAACTTACGCTCCCCAAAAAGCGCTAGTTGTTGCCTCATGGAATCTTTTAAAACCGTCGACGTTCATCCCATAGGCGACGACGACGTTGTTCTGCTTCCCTCAGCATCTCGCGACCGTCGTTGAGATAGTTGTCCACGTATCCTAGAGTGTAACGCTTCAATTCAGCCAGGGCATCTTCCACTTCAGATAAACAGTGGTAAACACTCAATCCAAAGCCTTGTGCCGAAATAGGAGTTGGCAAAGACTGAAACAATTGCTTCACCCGATCCATTTTATGGACACTGATTTGTAAGTAGCCGCAAAAGGCTTCCATCAGTTCATCGTCGTAGGGATCGGCCGATAAGGCCTTGAGTTGACTGGGGAATGGATGAATCACCTCACCAAGCAGCCGATCGATTGGGGTATAAACCTGACGTAGCCATTTCGCCAAAGCATCGTCATCAGCAATAGCCTGGTCGTAGGATCTTCTGGTACAGTGAAGATCCTGATCCATTGATACAGTAGAGTTAACGCGATAGTTGCGGTCAAAGTCTCGGCGACGCTCTTGGTCCCCCAGTACTTCCCAGGCAGCATTCAGCGCTAGCATCCGTTGATCACTGCCACCAGCATCAGGATGATGCCGTTTAACCAAACGCCTGTAAGCCGCTTTAATCTCTGCGGCCGACGCATGGCTACCGACCCCAAGCACAACATAAGGATTAGTCATAACACTACCCTCCACTCATCTCGCCATGTTGATAAAATCAGCCTACGGTTAAACATCAGTGTGAGAAAGCAACGCTTGCTCTGCTATAACTAGCCAACATCACAATGATCTGTCTAATGACTATCACCCGGAGCCACTGAGCTAATCAAAAGATGGCCACAGTAGCTGCATCACTATCGATTTTATGTATCAATTCAAGCTGTGACCTATTCCTGTCTCCATAATTTCCTTGTTACTGATGGTGAAAATTGATTGATATAACTGAGCTGACATCCCAAGAATTTTCGTGGATACGAAAAGTGCTTATCCAGAAATCTTAGAAGACTTTGTGCCCGTTTCACCTTCCACATTTATGATCTAGTAGATGGAATTAGTCGATGCCTAAGAATTCAATTGAAGTTCGGCATTGCTCACCCTATGCTCTTATTAGAAATCGGGACATCAAAACCTGCAGTTGGACCAAGTTACCCTAGCCATCAAGCGTTCACATGTGTCGATCAATTCTATATTCAAGTTATTAAATACGGTAAGAGTCAGTTGATAGACACTAGCGTTACCTAATTAACTCCAGCATTGTAATTACCAGAATTTGCCAATGCTAAACGACCGTAATACTGCTGGTTTGGTTCACATTTGCGATTGCAAGTTCCAAGAATGTGTTTTTCGATTAATGAAAACAAGTCATGGCTCACTAATTGAAGTCATGATATCTGCAGCAGTTGCCATAGAAATAGCCTGTCTAAAAAATAACCATAAAAAACTCCCCAGATTAGAAAGCCTCAAAATCTAATCTGGGGGATGTCAAAATGTCTGTTGGACAGTTACTTAGAATTTAAAGGTGGTTTTAATCAAGCCGCCCATGGCGCTGAGTTTATTATCATCACGCTGAGTGTCCGCAAAGGGAGCACTTAAATAATGAATAGCAGGGGTGACGGTAATGTTGTCGGTGACCTGGAACTTGTAGAAGAACTCCCAGGCGTAGCCACCGCCATTTAAGTAATCTTTCTCATTTGTCCCGTCTTCCACATCAATTTCTGTAACGAAAGTAGGCTGACCAACGGCCATACCAAAAGAGTTACCCTCCAACAAGACGTCAGACCACTCAAGACCTACATACCAAGACTGGGTGGTAGCGCGCTCTACGCCGGGCATGTTGCTTTCAGATATATCCGAAAGGCCCCAACCAGCACTAATGAGAGGAAGCCAACCAGACTCTTCGGGTATCCACCAAGCGCTCAAGCCGTAGGAGTCTGTTCGGTTGTCGGATAAGGACAGGTCAACAGCACCACGAGTAGCGTTGCCGTTGTAAAGGCCAACACCGTTGATGCCAGAAGCCTTAGTGTAAGCGGCGGCGATACCCCAGCTTTCAGGTGCATAAGCAATCTGGGTAGTGGCACTGAATCCAGAACCATCAGTACTTATACCTCCCTCATAGGGGTTGCTAAGCTCAGCGTTGCTAGACAAGTAGCTGGTGGAAATACTAAAGCCATCGTCAGTGTGCCAGTAGATACCAGCACCACCGCCAAGAGCTAGGTTGTAAGCGCCAGGGGCACCTGCATAAGTGAAGAAATCCATCGTTGCGTCAGATGGATAAAGACTGGGCCACACCGCCAGCATGTCGTCCATACGAAGGCGAGGACC comes from the Synechococcus sp. M16CYN genome and includes:
- the zds gene encoding 9,9'-di-cis-zeta-carotene desaturase; the encoded protein is MRVAIVGSGLAGLSAAVDLVDAGYEVNLYEARPFVGGKVGSWVDPDGNHIEMGLHVFFFNYANLFALMRKVGAFENLLPKDHTHLFVNKGGDLRKLDFRFPIGAPFNGLKAFFTTPQLNWIDKLLNALALGTSPIVRGLIDYKGAMRTIRALDSMSFQYWFIRHGGSLESVRRLWNPIAYALGFIDCEAISARCMLTIFMMFASKTEASKLNLLKGSPHRWLTGPILDYIQARGAKLHLRHRVKEVMFSEVGRSLVTGFLLGTPEGDSVVEADVYLAACDVPGIKRLLPKAWRKFPQFEAIHKLETVPVATVQLRYDGWVTELSHEQAKRRNLSNPSGLNNLLYTADADFSCFADLALASPEDYRKDGQGSLLQCVLTPGDPWISKSVAEIITHTDLQVRVLFPSAHDLTLTWSNVVKLAQSLYKEAPGMEPYRPDQRTPISNFFLAGSYTRQDYIDSMEGATMSGHLAAAAVLGRPVRLATNAAVA
- a CDS encoding iron-sulfur cluster assembly accessory protein, with the translated sequence MTTTPTAVPTHAAKDGKGILITEPAMQQLARLCAEQETNQVLRVGVRSGGCSGMSYTMDFVPTSDTLPDDEIYEYKLSNGFGFRVICDPKSLLYIYGMKLDFNTALIGGGFNFINPNAIQTCGCGSSFAV
- a CDS encoding TIGR01777 family oxidoreductase, with the translated sequence MHLLLLGCTGFIGYELVPILLQAGHQLTLVSRKSARGYELERSNGQIDWLQLDPAISSSWQNPQLTRALSQAEGVINLVGEPITGRRWNASHLKILEDSRLETTRLLVEAIAISSSPPGVLINASAVGFYGTSTTTKFVESSPAGDDFLASLCQRWEAAATAVPGSVRQVIIRIGIVLASGGGALGKMLPAFSAGFGGPIGSGRQWMSWIHRSDLCVLIQKAIEDSAWSGVVNAVAPEPVSMAVLAKELGLSLNRPSFLPVPGLILRFLLGDGAKVVLEGQRVASERLGQLGFSFRHSTLTSALAAVTSGRSHSNRQT
- a CDS encoding NAD(P)H-quinone oxidoreductase subunit O: MSDINTSAPAKTKPTGLRKGTLVKVNRKAYSSSIEAAASDPIPPNYIFEGPGELLVVKGNYGQVRWKRPVPDVWLRIDQLEVYA
- a CDS encoding J domain-containing protein, which gives rise to MTNPYVVLGVGSHASAAEIKAAYRRLVKRHHPDAGGSDQRMLALNAAWEVLGDQERRRDFDRNYRVNSTVSMDQDLHCTRRSYDQAIADDDALAKWLRQVYTPIDRLLGEVIHPFPSQLKALSADPYDDELMEAFCGYLQISVHKMDRVKQLFQSLPTPISAQGFGLSVYHCLSEVEDALAELKRYTLGYVDNYLNDGREMLREAEQRRRRLWDERRRF
- a CDS encoding iron uptake porin; the encoded protein is MKLFQQILAAPATLGLLVSGVNAAEININGVSDYAADSSTNSLNQVASVTQFSDVYPTDWAYQALNNLVERYGCVAGYPNGAFRGNRVMTRYEAAALLNSCLDRTTEVTDELRRLLNEFETELAIVRGRADGLEARVGELEATQFSTTTKLRGTTHWVLGAAKYRGKGSQAQTAANGGTSFSYDLRLGLETSFTGKDSLTTRLRSGNMNNIFVGNGVGLFSQEYGFDTDNAVTIDRLLYSFPIGDEFTVVGGPRLRMDDMLAVWPSLYPSDATMDFFTYAGAPGAYNLALGGGAGIYWHTDDGFSISTSYLSSNAELSNPYEGGISTDGSGFSATTQIAYAPESWGIAAAYTKASGINGVGLYNGNATRGAVDLSLSDNRTDSYGLSAWWIPEESGWLPLISAGWGLSDISESNMPGVERATTQSWYVGLEWSDVLLEGNSFGMAVGQPTFVTEIDVEDGTNEKDYLNGGGYAWEFFYKFQVTDNITVTPAIHYLSAPFADTQRDDNKLSAMGGLIKTTFKF